The Rubrobacter aplysinae DNA segment AGACCTTCTCCGGCGTGAGGCTCAACGGGTCGTGGTCGTCGAAGACGATGACGCCGTGGAAGCCGTCGTACTTGGCGACGTTGGAGGCGGTGGTGGCGTACTCGCCGCGCACCCGGCCGAAGACGTCCGCCGGGGTGCCGGACTCCGGCGAGCAGAAGGGGTCTCCCTTTGTGGCCGAGATCTCGGCCCCGAGGTCCGCGTCCGTGCCGGTGTCCAGGGGGCGGGAGGATCGGAGGCCGTTGAAAAGCGTGCCTTCGAGGGTGACGAGGTTGGTGACCCGCACGATGCGCTGCTCCCGCACCTCCTCCACGGAGCCGAAGGTGCGCTCGATCCAGGGCCGCATCGCCTCCGGCTCCTCCAGATAACCCGTGGTAGCCGTTACCTCTAGCAGCCGGTCCGCGATCTCGCGCTCCGCGGCGGGCAAGGCGTGTATGAGATCCGGCAGATCCGTTATGGCGGGTGCCGTGGAGGACATGCTACGAACGCTCCGTCATCTGTGTGCCCCTTCTCCGGCCGGCGTGTAATCCGTCCTGGCTATCTTATACTCGGGGGGCCTGGAAATCCGGGCGTTGGTTGCCTCTATTATTCGGTAAGCTGATGCCCGGTCCGGCGGTCTCTATCCGGGATTCCGGGATGGGATGCCTCGATGGTGGAGGGCCTTGCGCACCTGGCCCAGGAGCCGGATCAGCTCTTCGCGGTCTGCTTCGGGGAGTGGCTCGAAGACCTCCGCCACCGCCGCGCGATGCTCCTCGAAGAGTCTGCCGGCGCTCTCTTCGCCTCTGTCCGTGAGCTCGATCAGGGTCGCCCGCCGGTCGGTGGGGTGGCTCTTGCGCCGCACGTGCCCCTCTTCTTCCAGGGCGTCCACCAGCGCGGTCACGTTACGCCGGGTAACCCCGAGCTCCTCGCTGATCTCACTCATTATCCGGGGGCCCCCGACGCGCAGGGCCCCCAGAAGCCTCATCCGGGCGTGGCTCACCTCAGAATCCCTTAGCTGGTACCGGATCCAACGCGTATAAGCCGGACCAAAAGCGGCGAACTCGTCCGCCAGCCGCAGCGACATCTCGCTTACCCCGCTCTCGTAACCCTCAGAACCTCCGGAGCCTATAGCTCCCATATTTCCGCCCCTGTTACGCAGATGAAACTCCCGATCCTCCAGCTCCTCCCGAGACTTCCTATCTCTTACCAGTTTCGTAGTTGTAGTTCACTATGACCAATGTTAATTTATACTAGCACATAGTGAACTACTGCATTATTCAGATGAGAGGTGACGGGGCCGGATCGCATGAGTCTACGGCGTCCCGGCTCCGTTGTTAGAGAAGGAGATTACCCGATGAGTAGTCCGAGGAGTTTTCAGAGCTTTCGAGGCGCGACAGAGGAGAGGGCGTGACGGCGGGCGAGAGGCGCGGTATAGAGGTCGAGGGGCTGGTCCGGGAGTTCAAGGGCGGCATCCGGGCGGTGGACGGCATCCACTTTCACGTGGAGCCGGGTGAGATTTATGGTTTCCTCGGCCCTAACGGGGCGGGAAAGTCCACGACCATTCTGATGCTGACCACGCTCCTGCCGCCGACCGGCGGCACCGCCAGGGTCGCGGGCTACGACGTGGTCAAGGAGGGCGCGCAGGTCCGGGCTTCCATAGGCGCGGCGCTCCAGGAGGCCGCCCTGGACCAGTTCCTGACCGGCCGCGAGCACCTGAACCTGCAGGCCTCCATGCACGGCCTCGGGCGCAAGGAGCGCAAGCGGCGCGGCGACGAGCTGCTACGGCGGGTAGGGCTGGAAGAGGCCGCCGACCGCCGGGTGGGAGGCTACTCCGGCGGGATGAGGCGGAGGTTGGATCTCGCGCTCGCCCTGGTGCACGAGCCCGAGATAATCTTCCTCGACGAGCCGACCACCGGGCTAGATCCCCAGAGCCGTTCGGCGCTGTGGGACGAGGTCAGCCGACTCGCCAAGATAGAGAACACCACTGTGCTCCTGACCACCCAGTATCTCGAAGAGGCCGACGCTTTGGCCGACCGGGTCGGGATCATAGACCACGGCCAGATCGTAGCCGAGAACACCCCGGAGGCCCTCAAGGCCGAGATCGGCCGCTCCAGCATAGAGGCCGCACCCTCCGACCCCGCGGACCTCGAAGCTCTAGGCCGCCTGCTGGAGGACTTTGGGGAGCCGATGCTCGCCGACTCGGGCTCCGCCGCGGTGCGCCTCGAGGACGGCACTAGCGGGCTCACCGAGATAGTCCGGGCGCTCGACAAGGAGGGCCTGAGCATCTCCAGCATCGAGCTCAACGAACCGACCCTCGACGACGTGTACCTTGAGAAGACCGGACGCTCCCTCGAAGGTCAGGGCGACTCGGAGAGCTCGGACGGCGCGGGAGCCTCGGACGCTTCGGGGGACACCGCGAAAGCCGAGGAACGGGCGTGAACTCCAGGCTCCTGACCCAGACCGTATATCTCGCCCGCCGGTCGGTGCTGCGGACCGCGCGGCAGCCGGCGGTGCTGATCCCCGCCTTTCTGTTTCCGATGCTGCTCTTCATCCTGCAGGGGGCGAACCTGGACCGCGCCGCGGACCTACCCGGGTTCCCGGCGGACTCCTACTTCGCCTTCCTGCTCACGTTCCCCCTGATCCAGGGCGTGCTTTTCTCCGCCGTCTCCGCCGGCACGGACATCGCCGACGACATCGAGAGCGGCTTTATGAACCGGCTTTCGATGACCCCGATGAACTCGGCGGCCCTGCTAGTGGGCCAGCTCTTCGGGGTCGTGGTGCTAGGGATCGCCCAGGCCGCGTTTTACCTCGCGGTCGGCGCGGTGCTCGGAGTCGACATAAAGGCCGGCATCCCGGGCATACTCCTGGTCCTGCTTTACGGGGCGGTAACTGCCCTCGGTTTCGGGGGCATAGGCGCGATACTCGCGCTAAGGACGGGTTCCGGAGAGGCCGTCCAGGGCCTGTTCCCGTTGCTTTTCGTGGTCGTGTTCCTGTCGAACATACTGTTGCCGCTGGATCTCATCGGAGCCGGGTGGTTTCAGACCGTGGCAACGTACAATCCCATAAGCTATCTGGTACAGGGCATACGGAGCCTGATCATCACGGGCTGGGAGCCTCAGAAAGTGCTGATCGGCTTCGTGGTCTCGGGGGCTATCCTGATAGTTGGGATCACCGGGGCCGCGTTCTCGCTCAAGGAAAGGTTGGCCCGCACATGAGCAACACGAGCAGCATGAGCAGTACGAGTAGCGCGAGTGGACAGAGCAGAGAGAAAGGCGGGATCGGCCAGTTCTTCTCGATAGCCGGGGCGGTCGGCTGGCGGGGAACCCGCACCTACCTTACGCGGCCCTCGCTCCTCATACCGTCCCTGATCTTCCCCATCTTCCTGTTCGCCGCGTTTACCGGGGCGCTGTCCAAGATTTCCGAGGTCCCCGCATTCGACTTCGCGGCGGGCTACACGGCGTTTATCTACGTGTGGCTCTTGTTACAGTCGGTCGCCCTCGGCGGTGCCTTTACCGGCTTTTCCATAGCCCGCGACTTCGAGAGCGGCTTCGCACAGCGCCTGATGCTCGCCGCCCCCCGGCACGGCGGAATACTACTGGGCTACATGCTGTACGCGGTGGTGCGCGCGGTCATAACCGCCACGGTGGTCACCATCGTGGCCCTGCTCGGCGGCATGCAGGTACTCGGCGCGGCCGGGGATCTTATCGGACTCTACACCCTGGCCCTGATCGTGAACGCCGGGGCGACGCTGTTCGCCGCCGGGATGGCTTTCCGGCTGCGCTCCAGCCAGGGGGGCTTCCTGATACAGACCCCGATCTTCGTCCTGCTTTTCCTGGCGCCGGTGTTCGTGCCCCAGAACCTGCTCGAAGGCGCGGTCGGCTTTCTCTCCACATACAACCCAATAACCTACGTCGTGGAGGCCGGGCGCGGTCTCATCTCGGCAGACCCGACCGGGGTCCCGGCTGCCTTTATCGCCGCCGCCATACTTGTGGTCCTGTTCCTGCCGTGGGCGATCACCGGCCTGCGCCGCGCCGCGAAGGCTGGGGGCTGATCCCGCCGTGTCCGCCGGACGTGGCCGCCCCTATCCGCGAGCCCTCGCCAGAGCCCAGCGGGCGCTCGCGGGTCTCCACGCCCGGATGTACCGGCTCTCCGGCGGCAGGCTGGTCGGGCGTATAGCGGGCAGCCCCATCCTGGTGCTCGTGACCACCGGCCGCAAGACGGGGACCGAACGCCACACCCCGCTCCTCTACCTGCCGGATGGTGAGGACCTCGTGATCGTGGCCTCGAACGGCGGCACCGCCTCACACCCGGCGTGGTATCTGAACCTCCGTTCCGAGCCCCGCGCCGGAGTAACCCTCGGCGGCCAGACGATGCCCGTCGTGGCCTCTGAAGCCACGGGCGACGACAAACAAGGGCTCTGGGAACGGCTGGTACGGATGTATCCTGGCTACGCGGGCTACCAGCGCAAGACGGATCGGGAGATACCCGTGATCCGGCTCCACCCCGACCGCTAATCTGCCTGCCAAAAGCATCTCGTAACAAATTCGGAACGAATCGTTGCTAAATCTTTTCTCAAACCATTGACCTATCAACTAAAGGTCGTAGACTCTCCTCTGGAATCTGGCTGGTGTGGTCGCGGGCTCGCGGCCAATACAGATAAATCGGGAGGTAGTAGCAGTGGAGCGGGAGGATGGCAGTTTCGTGCTCGCGCCGCTCAACGGGGCTTTCAAGGCGTTGCTTGCGGCTTTCGAGCGGGACGTGGGCGTGAGCGGGCCGAGGTATTTCCTGCTCAGGGTGCTCGTCGTGGACGGCGGCGAGGACGGGCTCGGGCAGGGAGAGGTCTGCCGGAGGTTCCGGGTGGACCCTTCGCGGGTGACGAGAATCGCGAAGGCCGCCGAGGCCGAGGGTTTGATCCGGCGTGTGCGCGACCCCGCGGACAACCGCGTGCTGCGACTGTACCCGACCGACGAGGGGCGGAGAGTCTACGAAGAAGCCGCCCTTAACGAGGAGCGTTTCCGGAGCCGGGTCGGGGAGGCCGTGAGCCAGCAGGATCTGGAAGAGCTAAGGCAAACGTTAGAGAAGCTAGAGCGGGCCGCAACGGGGGAGAAGCCGGAGAGCGCGCGGGAGGTACAGATTGAGCTATAGTCAGTCCGCGCAACCAGCGCAACCAGCGCAATCGGCGCAGTCTTCCCAATCACCAGGCGTGCGCAAGAACGTGATATTCATCGGGCTCGTGCTCGGGATGCTCGTCGCGGCCGGCAGCCAGACCATCGTCTCGCCCGCCATGCCGGTTATCGTGGCGGATCTCGGGGGCCTGGATCACTACAGCTGGATCGCGACCGCGGCCCTGCTCGTCTCGGCGGTTACCGTGCCCGTGATCGGCAAGGTCTCGGACATGTATGGCCGCAGGCCCTTCTACATCGCAGGGCTCGTGATCTTCATGGCCGGCTCGGCGCTTGCCGGGGCGGCGACCGGCTTCTGGTGGCTCGTCGCGGCGCGCGCCGTACAGGGGCTCGGGATGGGCTTTATCATCCCGCTCGCCCAGACCATTATCGGCGACATCGTGAGCGCCCGCGAGAGGGGTAAGTATCAGGGATACATCGGCGCGGTCTTCGGGCTGGCTTCGGTCGGCGGCCCGCTTCTGGGGGGTTGGATCACGGACAACTTCTCCTGGCGGTGGCTGTTTTACGTCAACCTGCCGGTAGGCATCGCCGCGCTCGTGTTCATCGTCCTGTACCTGCATCTCCCGCACACCCCGCGCAAACATTCCGTGGACTCCGTGGGATTCGTTACTCTGGGCCTCGGCATAGCGGCGACGATGCTCGCAACATCGTGGGGCGGCACGGAGTATGACTGGGGCTCGTGGCAGATAATCGGGCTCTACGCCGCCGGCGCGCTGCTCCTGGTCGGGTTCGTGGTCAACGAGAACTACGCCGAGGAGCCGGTGATACCGCTCGGGTTGTGGAAGGACTCCGTGTTTACCCTCTCGGTTATCGCCAACGCGGCGATCTCGATGTGCATGTTCGGGGCCATCTTCTACATGCCGGTCTATGCGCAGGGCGTGCTCGGGGTCAGCGTCACGAACTCCGGGACCATCCTCATACCCCTAACGGCCGCGATGATCCTGACCAGCATCGTCACTGGGCGCCTGATCACGCGCACCGGACGCTACAAGCCGTTCATCATAGCCGGTCCGGTAGTAATGGGTCTCGGCTACTATCTGCTGACCAGGCTCGGGGCGGACTCGGCGGTAAACGATTTGCGGCTGGCGATGATCGTGGTCGGCCTCGGACTCGGGCAGGTTATGCAGACCTTTACCCTGATCGTGCAGAACGCCGTGGGTCAGGAGAACCTCGGCGTGGCGACCGCCACGGCCCAGTTCTCCCGCTCCGGCGGGGCGACCATCGGCACCACGATCTTCGGCGCAATAATGACCGGCGGCCTCCAGACCGAGGTCCCGAAACACCTGCCTCAAGGCGCGGCAAGCAGTGGCGCGGCCCAGGAGTTCTCCGGCGGCGGAGGCGGCCTCGGAGCCGTGCTGGATCCCTCCAGACTGAGCCAGCTTCCGGGCCCGATCGTGGACGGTATCCGGGAGGGCTTCGCAGCCTCCCTGCACCCGGTGTTCGTCACCGGGCTGCCGATCCTCGGCGTCGCGCTCGTGGCGGCGCTGTTCGTGAAGGAGCTGCCGCTAAAGACCGTGGCGAACGTGGACGCCGACAAGGGCGACCTCGCGGAGGATACCGCCGCGGCTTCCGCCGCCGATGCCTCGGAGAACGAGGGTTCTCGCGGTTACCGGAGCGCCGACAAGACCGACCGCCTGATAGCCGGAGCCGCCCTGGCTGGCCTCTCCCGGCGCGTGGAGACGGCGAACGGTGATTCGCCGGAGCTCCTGAAAGCGGCCGCCGGGATCGTCGAGAACGACGACGGAGCCTCCGAGCGTGAGCGGGCCGGACGGGCGAATCGGGAGGTCATAAAGCCGCTATACTCGGCCCTGCTCTCGGACTACCTGCTGAACGCGGGACCGTCTCAGAGCGGAGTGCGCGGCAAGGATCCCGTAGAGGGGGAGAGCCGGTAACCACAGAGGAGAGTGTCTTCGGCTCACCACCTCTGGCCTTTCCGGTAGACTACTACCCGATGAGCCGGTAGCGGTAGACAAGACCGCTTCGGTCGTGCCGCGTGTCCGGGAGGAGTGGATCGCAACGGAGCCGAACGCATGATACAGCGGGTGCCGATCTCGGGGGCAAACCTCGTCCGGGCGGCGGGTTTGTTCGCGTCTTTGGGCGGAGTTCTATGGACGGTGAACGTGATCTTCGGCCAGGGTATCGGCGCGGGGAGCGTGATCTCACTCCTGCTGGCCACCATGCCCGTGATGTTTGCCGCGGGTCTCGCGGGCTTCTACCTGCGCTACGACATCGGGTCAAGCCCCGGCAAGGCCGGCCTCGCCCAGAGCATCGCCGGCCTCGCACTGCTCGCCGGGGGCTTCGTCACCGACGCCCTGGGATTCGGGGTCGCCGAGCCGGTTCTCTCCTTCGGCCTCATCATCTTCGCCTTCGGGCTCGTGCTCCTGGGCTTCTCCTACCTCAAGGACGAGCCCATGCCGTACCTCAACTCCCTGCCGCTCGGCGTCGGGCTCCTGGTCCCCGTGAGCCTGGTCCTCGCCCCGGTCGAGCCGCTCGGTCTCGTCGCCTCCGGCTTCTTCGGCGCGGGCTGGGTGCTGCTCGGAGCCCTGCTGTTCGCCGACGCCGCGGGCACGGAGCCCCGCGAGAAAGCCTGACAACCCGGGCCCGTTTGATACAATACCGCCCGCGCTAGAAGTTCTGGAGAGGTGTCCGAGCTGGCCGAAGGAGCGCGATTGGAAATCGCGTAGGCGGTGGAAGCCGTCTCGAGGGTTCGAATCCCTCCCTCTCCGCTCTCCTCGCTAACTCCATACCGGTTAGCTGAATGATACAATCCGCCGTGCCGCGCTAAGCGGGGAAATAGCGATGCCCTGTACCTGCGATTCGCTCTAGCAGGGCCTAACCCCCCGCCCGAGGCGACCCGTGTTCGGTAGAAACCGGAGACGCCGACGAGGATGGTCGGGTCCCGGGCAATGAGGCCCCATGAACCGTGTCAGGACCGGAAGGTAGCAGCACTAAGTGGGTAACCGCATGTGTCTGAGGACAGCTCGACCGGAGTCGGCGCCCGGGAATTTCGCCGGGTTCGGGCGGCTCATTGCGAGCCTCACGTCGACGGCGGGGTGCGCGGCATTTATTTTCATCGTGAGCGCCGGGGCTCTCCGTTATACTCTGCCTCGTGCAGCTTTCCAGGGTAGAAGTTACCAGTTGAGACACGTCTCTCTGTACCGCAAGTGGCGGCCGAGGAGTATGGCCCAGATCGTGGGCCAGGAGCCGGTCGTGCGTACGCTGGGCCGCGCCATAGACACCGGCCGCGTCTCCCACGCCTACCTGTTTAGCGGTCCGCGAGGCACCGGGAAGACCTCGACGGCCAAGGTGCTCGCGATGGGGCTCAACTGCCGTAACTCCGACGGTCCTACCTCCGAGCCTTGTGGGGAGTGCGAGAGCTGCCGGGCTATAGCGGGCAACTCCTCGCTCGACGTGCTGGAGATGGACGCGGCGTCGAACCGGGGGATAGACGAGATCCGGGAGCTGCGCGACAAGGTGAACCTCGCCCCTTCCTCCGGGCGGTACAAGGTGTACATAATAGACGAGGTCCACATGCTCACGACGGAGGCGTTCAACGCCCTCCTGAAGATGCTCGAAGAGCCGCCCGAGCACGTGATCTTCGTCCTCGCCACCACGGAGAAGCACCGGGTGCTGCCCACGATCATCAGCCGCTGCCAGTCCTTCGACTTTCGGCGGCCCGGCGTGCAGGTACTCGCGGATAAGCTCTCGGAGATAGCCGCCGCCGAGGAGATAGAGGCCGAGTCAGAAGCGCTGACCATTATCGCGCGCGCCGGCGGCGGCTCGTTCCGGGACGCCGAGGGGCTACTGGACCAGCTCGCCTCGTTCGCCGACGGGCCGATCACGGCCACGATGGTCCGGGACCTGCTCGGCAGCGCGGGCACCGGGGTGCTCGCCGAGACGGTGGACGCCCTGCACGAGCGCCGCACCGCCGACGCCCTGCGCCTACTAGACCGGATCTCCAACGAGGGCCGCGATCTCGGCCAGTTCACCGGCGAACTGCTGGAGCACCTGCGGCGCGTCATGCTCTTCCCGCACGCCCCAGAGGTCGCGTTGGCCGAGGTGGGAGAGGCCGGAGAGGAGCGCGACCGCTTGCAGACCCAGGCCGGGACCATCCCTACCGCCGAGGTCGTTCGCTTCGTGGATACGCTAGGCGCGTCCCTGGGCCGCGCCAAGCGCGGCGGCGACCCCAAGCTGGAGCTCGAGCTCACCTTTCTCCGGCTCACCCGCGACTATGCCGAGCCCTCCGTGGAGGCGCTGATGGCCCGCATCGAGGCCCTGGAAGGCGCGCTCGCAAACGGAGATAAGGCCGCGGCGGAGGCCCCGCAGTCTGCCGCCACGCCGGAGCCGGATGCGACTGAGCCTCCTCGTGAAAAGCCCGTACCTCCCGGAGAACGGGAGGGGGCGTCTGCGGAGACGGACCCCGCCGAGACGGACCCCGCCGAGACGGACCCCGCCGAGGCGCCACCGGCGGCTCCCAACGAGCCCGTCGCCAAGCCTTTGGCTTCGGAGCCGGAGGATTCGAAAGAGCCGAAAGAGCCGAAAGAGCCGAAAGAGCCGAAAGAGCCTGATCCACCGGCAGAGGCACCGGGAGGAGACGGCGCGCAGCGCGTCGCGGCGCAGTGGCCGGCGGTGATCCAAGAGCTCAAGCGCAACCGGCAGGCACTGACCGCGGCGGTGTACGAGGAGGCCCGCGTCCGGGAGTTCGACGGCTCCGTCCTCAAGCTCGTCTTCCCCGAGGAGCAGAGCTTCTACGTCGGCATGGCCAACGACCGCAAGCACGCCGACGAGCTGGGCAAGGTGCTGGAGGGACGCCTCGGGGAGCGGCCCCGGCTGGAGATCTCGGCGTACGACGGCGACGCGCCTCCCGCCTCCGCTCCTACCCGGGCCCCGGCCGATAATCCCGAGCCCGTCCCGGAAGAGCCGCCACTAGAGACCCCCGAGCCGCCCGGTACCCCGGAAACCGGGGAAGGGCCGAGCATGGTGGACCGGGGCCACGTGGCGGAGCCCGGTAACCCCCACGTGGGAGACGAGGCGGGGCCCGGAGGCCCCTCGGGGGCGACGGACGCCGCGGAGAGCACAGGGCCCGATGATATAATCCGGGACCCGCGGGAGGTGGTCGAGATGGCCCGCCAGAGGTTCGGAAACTCTAGCGGTTCCGGCCGGGACACGACTCAGAGAGGTGGAGGTAGCTAGCATGGGTGGCAAGAAGGACATGAACAAGATGATGCAGCAGGTCCAGCAGATGCAGCAGCAGATGCAGGAGGCCCAGGAGGAGCTCGCCAAGGAGACCGTTACCGGCTCCGCGGGCGGCGGCGCGGTTAAGGCCACCGTGACCGGCGCGCTGGAGCTTACCTCCGTCGAGATAGACCCGGGCGTCATGGACCCTGAGGACCCGGAGATGCTACAGGACATGGTGCAGGCCGCCGTCAGCGAGGCCCTAAACGGCGCCCAGGAGATGTCCTCCCAGAAGATGGGCGGTATCACGGGCGGCCTCGGCGACATGGGCATCCCCGGGCTCTAGGGGGCTCGGGACCACCTTTGGCGACCTACGCGAGGCCCGTCGAGCGCCTCATTACCGAGCTCTCAAAGCTACCTTCCATCGGGCCCAAGAGCGCCCAGCGTATCGCCTTCCAC contains these protein-coding regions:
- a CDS encoding MarR family winged helix-turn-helix transcriptional regulator, whose translation is MGAIGSGGSEGYESGVSEMSLRLADEFAAFGPAYTRWIRYQLRDSEVSHARMRLLGALRVGGPRIMSEISEELGVTRRNVTALVDALEEEGHVRRKSHPTDRRATLIELTDRGEESAGRLFEEHRAAVAEVFEPLPEADREELIRLLGQVRKALHHRGIPSRNPG
- a CDS encoding YbaB/EbfC family nucleoid-associated protein, encoding MGGKKDMNKMMQQVQQMQQQMQEAQEELAKETVTGSAGGGAVKATVTGALELTSVEIDPGVMDPEDPEMLQDMVQAAVSEALNGAQEMSSQKMGGITGGLGDMGIPGL
- a CDS encoding nitroreductase family deazaflavin-dependent oxidoreductase; translated protein: MSAGRGRPYPRALARAQRALAGLHARMYRLSGGRLVGRIAGSPILVLVTTGRKTGTERHTPLLYLPDGEDLVIVASNGGTASHPAWYLNLRSEPRAGVTLGGQTMPVVASEATGDDKQGLWERLVRMYPGYAGYQRKTDREIPVIRLHPDR
- a CDS encoding ABC transporter permease; translated protein: MSNTSSMSSTSSASGQSREKGGIGQFFSIAGAVGWRGTRTYLTRPSLLIPSLIFPIFLFAAFTGALSKISEVPAFDFAAGYTAFIYVWLLLQSVALGGAFTGFSIARDFESGFAQRLMLAAPRHGGILLGYMLYAVVRAVITATVVTIVALLGGMQVLGAAGDLIGLYTLALIVNAGATLFAAGMAFRLRSSQGGFLIQTPIFVLLFLAPVFVPQNLLEGAVGFLSTYNPITYVVEAGRGLISADPTGVPAAFIAAAILVVLFLPWAITGLRRAAKAGG
- a CDS encoding ABC transporter permease; the encoded protein is MNSRLLTQTVYLARRSVLRTARQPAVLIPAFLFPMLLFILQGANLDRAADLPGFPADSYFAFLLTFPLIQGVLFSAVSAGTDIADDIESGFMNRLSMTPMNSAALLVGQLFGVVVLGIAQAAFYLAVGAVLGVDIKAGIPGILLVLLYGAVTALGFGGIGAILALRTGSGEAVQGLFPLLFVVVFLSNILLPLDLIGAGWFQTVATYNPISYLVQGIRSLIITGWEPQKVLIGFVVSGAILIVGITGAAFSLKERLART
- a CDS encoding ATP-binding cassette domain-containing protein, translating into MTAGERRGIEVEGLVREFKGGIRAVDGIHFHVEPGEIYGFLGPNGAGKSTTILMLTTLLPPTGGTARVAGYDVVKEGAQVRASIGAALQEAALDQFLTGREHLNLQASMHGLGRKERKRRGDELLRRVGLEEAADRRVGGYSGGMRRRLDLALALVHEPEIIFLDEPTTGLDPQSRSALWDEVSRLAKIENTTVLLTTQYLEEADALADRVGIIDHGQIVAENTPEALKAEIGRSSIEAAPSDPADLEALGRLLEDFGEPMLADSGSAAVRLEDGTSGLTEIVRALDKEGLSISSIELNEPTLDDVYLEKTGRSLEGQGDSESSDGAGASDASGDTAKAEERA
- the dnaX gene encoding DNA polymerase III subunit gamma/tau gives rise to the protein MRHVSLYRKWRPRSMAQIVGQEPVVRTLGRAIDTGRVSHAYLFSGPRGTGKTSTAKVLAMGLNCRNSDGPTSEPCGECESCRAIAGNSSLDVLEMDAASNRGIDEIRELRDKVNLAPSSGRYKVYIIDEVHMLTTEAFNALLKMLEEPPEHVIFVLATTEKHRVLPTIISRCQSFDFRRPGVQVLADKLSEIAAAEEIEAESEALTIIARAGGGSFRDAEGLLDQLASFADGPITATMVRDLLGSAGTGVLAETVDALHERRTADALRLLDRISNEGRDLGQFTGELLEHLRRVMLFPHAPEVALAEVGEAGEERDRLQTQAGTIPTAEVVRFVDTLGASLGRAKRGGDPKLELELTFLRLTRDYAEPSVEALMARIEALEGALANGDKAAAEAPQSAATPEPDATEPPREKPVPPGEREGASAETDPAETDPAETDPAEAPPAAPNEPVAKPLASEPEDSKEPKEPKEPKEPKEPDPPAEAPGGDGAQRVAAQWPAVIQELKRNRQALTAAVYEEARVREFDGSVLKLVFPEEQSFYVGMANDRKHADELGKVLEGRLGERPRLEISAYDGDAPPASAPTRAPADNPEPVPEEPPLETPEPPGTPETGEGPSMVDRGHVAEPGNPHVGDEAGPGGPSGATDAAESTGPDDIIRDPREVVEMARQRFGNSSGSGRDTTQRGGGS
- a CDS encoding MarR family winged helix-turn-helix transcriptional regulator gives rise to the protein MEREDGSFVLAPLNGAFKALLAAFERDVGVSGPRYFLLRVLVVDGGEDGLGQGEVCRRFRVDPSRVTRIAKAAEAEGLIRRVRDPADNRVLRLYPTDEGRRVYEEAALNEERFRSRVGEAVSQQDLEELRQTLEKLERAATGEKPESAREVQIEL
- a CDS encoding MDR family MFS transporter produces the protein MRKNVIFIGLVLGMLVAAGSQTIVSPAMPVIVADLGGLDHYSWIATAALLVSAVTVPVIGKVSDMYGRRPFYIAGLVIFMAGSALAGAATGFWWLVAARAVQGLGMGFIIPLAQTIIGDIVSARERGKYQGYIGAVFGLASVGGPLLGGWITDNFSWRWLFYVNLPVGIAALVFIVLYLHLPHTPRKHSVDSVGFVTLGLGIAATMLATSWGGTEYDWGSWQIIGLYAAGALLLVGFVVNENYAEEPVIPLGLWKDSVFTLSVIANAAISMCMFGAIFYMPVYAQGVLGVSVTNSGTILIPLTAAMILTSIVTGRLITRTGRYKPFIIAGPVVMGLGYYLLTRLGADSAVNDLRLAMIVVGLGLGQVMQTFTLIVQNAVGQENLGVATATAQFSRSGGATIGTTIFGAIMTGGLQTEVPKHLPQGAASSGAAQEFSGGGGGLGAVLDPSRLSQLPGPIVDGIREGFAASLHPVFVTGLPILGVALVAALFVKELPLKTVANVDADKGDLAEDTAAASAADASENEGSRGYRSADKTDRLIAGAALAGLSRRVETANGDSPELLKAAAGIVENDDGASERERAGRANREVIKPLYSALLSDYLLNAGPSQSGVRGKDPVEGESR